From the Gallaecimonas mangrovi genome, one window contains:
- a CDS encoding M61 family metallopeptidase, translated as MRFYRQIFHHVVGRERRKADWHSVRSLCLIGLFFLAGITQAQASAGPVQLPAALTRQVALPVDHPFKGHIDLTVNATDIAHQIYSVNERIPLQGSQQLTLLYPQFEYGSHGPSISVVNLMGLKIHAQGKEVRWKRDPYQPYAFHLSVPSDAKALELQFQIVGDDMMMAPDMVTVPWQKMLLYPAGWYARNINVAPTLRLPMGLQPITPLSVVHQQGADTQFATTDMDTLQDSPLIAGRYTKTLAVTPTVSLDLLALHSSDLKVPADKLAALARMVQQIDRTFGPRPFKHYDILVQMNDEGWGGGLEHRTSGENYLPSVFFRQWATQINNRDLITHEMVHAWNGLYRVPADMWAATPNIPVSGSLLWVYEGQTEFWGRILSTRAGLLSAKELRERLAMDAAKIASHPGRAWRPLSDDVNYPAFMLRKRMPWRDWQRRKDYYAEGVMLWLDVDAQIRALTDGKSNINNFAKVFFSGGAPDAPIRTYTFDDVCAALNAVAPSDWAGYLRHWLNGLQALDTNAGLERHGWKLVFTDQKTVAFRQHELEDGENDLTYSIGLTLSEQGKVYSVAWQGPAFNAGMRPGVTITAVNGAPFSLNALLTAVAHSAKQPVVLSFEEDGKTRVKTLIYQGGLRYPHLARLAAKPDTLSTLIKPL; from the coding sequence GTGCGATTTTATCGTCAGATTTTTCATCATGTTGTCGGGCGGGAACGTCGCAAAGCAGACTGGCATAGCGTTCGCAGCCTTTGCCTTATAGGGCTGTTTTTTCTGGCAGGTATTACCCAGGCGCAGGCTTCTGCTGGGCCAGTGCAATTACCTGCAGCACTTACCCGCCAGGTGGCTCTGCCTGTTGACCACCCCTTTAAAGGCCATATTGATTTAACCGTTAACGCCACCGATATCGCCCATCAAATTTACAGCGTTAATGAGCGCATTCCCTTGCAGGGTAGTCAGCAGCTGACCTTACTTTACCCGCAATTTGAATACGGTAGTCACGGCCCTAGCATTAGTGTGGTTAACCTAATGGGCCTTAAGATCCATGCCCAAGGCAAAGAGGTGCGCTGGAAGCGCGACCCTTATCAGCCGTATGCTTTTCACCTTTCGGTACCTTCCGATGCCAAGGCACTTGAACTGCAATTTCAGATTGTCGGTGACGACATGATGATGGCACCCGATATGGTGACTGTGCCGTGGCAAAAAATGCTGCTTTATCCGGCGGGCTGGTATGCCAGAAATATCAATGTGGCACCAACACTTAGGCTGCCAATGGGGCTGCAACCGATAACACCGTTATCGGTTGTTCACCAGCAAGGTGCAGACACGCAGTTTGCCACTACGGACATGGACACCTTGCAGGACTCGCCGTTGATCGCTGGGCGATACACGAAAACGCTGGCGGTTACGCCCACCGTTTCTTTGGATTTGCTCGCATTACACAGCAGTGACCTCAAGGTTCCTGCTGACAAGCTTGCTGCTTTGGCGCGTATGGTGCAGCAAATCGACCGCACTTTCGGCCCTAGACCTTTTAAGCACTACGACATACTGGTGCAAATGAACGACGAAGGCTGGGGCGGTGGTTTAGAACATCGTACCTCTGGCGAAAATTATCTGCCGTCAGTCTTCTTCCGGCAATGGGCTACGCAGATTAATAACCGTGACCTTATCACCCATGAAATGGTGCATGCTTGGAATGGTCTGTACCGCGTTCCGGCCGATATGTGGGCTGCCACGCCAAATATTCCGGTAAGCGGCAGCTTATTGTGGGTTTATGAAGGACAAACCGAATTTTGGGGGCGCATTCTGTCTACCCGAGCCGGTTTACTTAGTGCCAAGGAGCTGCGGGAACGGCTGGCGATGGACGCTGCCAAGATCGCCAGTCACCCTGGCCGCGCTTGGCGACCACTGTCCGATGATGTTAATTACCCGGCCTTTATGCTGCGAAAACGCATGCCTTGGCGTGATTGGCAGCGGCGCAAGGATTATTACGCTGAAGGGGTTATGTTATGGCTGGATGTGGATGCCCAAATCCGGGCTTTAACTGACGGCAAGAGCAACATTAATAACTTTGCCAAAGTTTTTTTCAGTGGCGGCGCCCCTGATGCACCTATCCGTACTTATACCTTTGATGATGTTTGTGCAGCCCTAAATGCGGTTGCTCCTAGTGACTGGGCTGGCTATTTGCGGCATTGGCTGAATGGCCTCCAGGCCCTTGATACCAATGCCGGGCTTGAGCGCCATGGCTGGAAATTGGTGTTTACCGACCAGAAGACGGTAGCTTTTCGTCAACATGAGTTGGAAGACGGTGAAAACGATTTAACCTACTCCATCGGTTTAACCCTAAGCGAACAAGGCAAGGTGTATTCTGTTGCTTGGCAAGGCCCGGCCTTTAACGCCGGCATGAGGCCTGGGGTTACCATCACGGCCGTCAATGGTGCTCCTTTTAGCCTTAATGCCTTACTGACAGCAGTTGCCCATTCGGCCAAGCAGCCAGTGGTACTCAGCTTTGAGGAAGATGGTAAGACGCGAGTGAAAACCCTTATTTATCAAGGTGGTCTTCGCTATCCCCACTTAGCACGGCTAGCGGCCAAGCCCGACACCCTGTCGACATTGATTAAGCCCCTGTAA
- the eutC gene encoding ethanolamine ammonia-lyase subunit EutC, translating to MSDDWQVLRQFTAARIAQGKAGVSLPTHEHLRFQLDHARARDAVHKALDVEKLTAQLNAPVLALTSQAGDRASYLKRPDWGRRLSAASKEIAERHRGDYDLALVIVDGLSALAIEENAAAFLGCLTPQLTDWSLAPLTIVTQGRVAVGDEVAQCLGARMVLVLIGERPGLSAPDSMGLYFTYGPAVGCTDERRNCISNVRPAGLRYPQAASRQLYLLREAWRRGLSGVSLKDESTDADTLDNAGNFLLSDESSL from the coding sequence ATGAGTGACGACTGGCAAGTGCTTCGCCAATTTACCGCTGCCCGTATTGCCCAAGGCAAGGCCGGAGTGAGTTTGCCAACCCATGAGCATCTGCGCTTTCAGTTGGACCATGCCCGCGCCCGCGACGCGGTGCACAAGGCGCTAGATGTGGAAAAGCTTACTGCCCAGTTAAACGCGCCGGTACTGGCACTCACCAGCCAGGCTGGCGATCGCGCCAGTTACTTAAAACGCCCGGACTGGGGACGGCGTTTAAGTGCGGCGTCGAAGGAAATTGCCGAGCGCCACCGCGGCGACTACGACTTGGCGCTGGTGATTGTGGACGGCCTTTCGGCGCTGGCCATTGAAGAAAACGCTGCCGCCTTTCTTGGCTGCTTAACACCGCAATTAACAGACTGGTCGCTAGCGCCTTTAACCATTGTCACCCAGGGCCGGGTTGCGGTAGGGGACGAAGTGGCCCAGTGCTTGGGAGCGCGCATGGTGCTGGTGCTGATTGGTGAGCGCCCCGGTTTAAGCGCCCCTGACAGCATGGGCCTTTACTTTACCTATGGGCCGGCGGTGGGCTGCACCGATGAGCGGCGCAACTGTATCTCCAATGTGCGGCCTGCCGGGCTTCGCTACCCACAAGCGGCCAGCCGCCAACTTTATTTGCTGCGTGAAGCCTGGCGCCGCGGCCTTAGCGGCGTGTCATTAAAAGATGAAAGCACCGATGCAGATACCCTGGATAATGCTGGTAACTTTTTGCTGAGTGACGAATCAAGCCTGTGA
- a CDS encoding ethanolamine ammonia-lyase subunit EutB gives MAYRYQHGSQSVVFADLKTLLAKATPLRSGDQLAGVAASSDEERALAQLALSEVPLKAFLSELVVPYEEDDVSRLIIDSHNASAFAPISHLTVGDFRNWLLSDAASSEALTLISPGVTPEMAAAVSKIMRNQDLILVAKKCRVTTAFRNSLGLPGHLATRLQPNHPTDDATGIAASILDGLLYANGDAVIGINPATDNLQQVRRLLDLLDGVIQQYQIPTQSCVLTHVTTSLNAMEKGAPLDLVFQSIAGSQKANQSFGVTLDLLAEAQAAALSLKRGSVGNNVMYFETGQGSALSADAHFGVDQQTLEARAYAVARAFDPLLVNTVVGFIGPEYLFDGKQITRAGLEDHFCGKLLGLPMGVDVCYTNHAEADQNDMDNLLTLLGVAGCNYVMGIPGSDDIMLGYQSTSFHDALYLRRALGLKPAPEFAAWLEQMQIFDKNLRLADTLPPRFAPALKRLENKP, from the coding sequence ATGGCTTATCGCTATCAGCACGGCAGTCAATCGGTGGTTTTTGCCGATCTTAAAACCCTGCTGGCCAAGGCCACGCCGCTGCGCTCCGGCGACCAGTTAGCAGGGGTGGCAGCCAGCTCCGATGAAGAGCGGGCCTTGGCACAATTGGCGTTAAGCGAGGTGCCGTTAAAGGCCTTTCTTAGCGAGTTGGTGGTGCCCTACGAAGAAGACGACGTTAGCCGCCTTATCATCGACAGCCATAACGCCAGCGCCTTTGCCCCAATAAGCCACCTGACGGTAGGGGACTTTCGCAATTGGCTGTTAAGCGATGCTGCCAGCAGCGAGGCACTCACGTTGATCAGCCCGGGCGTTACCCCGGAAATGGCCGCGGCGGTCAGTAAAATTATGCGCAACCAGGACCTTATCCTGGTGGCCAAAAAGTGCCGAGTAACCACCGCCTTTCGTAACAGCTTAGGGTTACCTGGGCATTTGGCGACGCGGCTACAACCTAACCACCCCACCGATGATGCCACCGGTATCGCCGCCAGTATTTTAGATGGCCTGCTTTACGCCAACGGCGATGCGGTGATTGGCATTAACCCGGCCACCGACAACTTGCAGCAGGTCCGCCGGTTGCTGGATTTACTGGACGGGGTTATCCAGCAGTACCAAATTCCCACCCAGTCCTGCGTGCTAACCCATGTCACCACCAGCCTCAATGCCATGGAAAAAGGCGCGCCCTTGGATTTGGTATTCCAGTCCATTGCCGGCAGCCAAAAGGCCAACCAAAGCTTTGGTGTCACCTTGGATCTGTTGGCCGAGGCGCAAGCGGCGGCGCTTAGCCTAAAGCGGGGCAGTGTTGGCAACAACGTTATGTATTTTGAAACCGGCCAGGGCAGCGCGCTGTCGGCCGATGCCCACTTTGGTGTGGACCAGCAAACCCTGGAAGCGAGAGCCTATGCCGTGGCCCGCGCCTTTGACCCGTTACTGGTTAATACCGTGGTCGGCTTTATTGGCCCGGAATATCTTTTTGACGGCAAACAAATTACCCGCGCCGGTTTGGAAGACCACTTTTGCGGCAAGCTGCTGGGGCTGCCGATGGGGGTGGATGTGTGTTACACCAACCACGCTGAAGCCGACCAGAACGACATGGATAACCTGCTAACGCTGCTGGGGGTGGCGGGGTGTAATTATGTGATGGGCATTCCCGGCTCTGACGACATCATGCTTGGTTATCAAAGCACCTCTTTTCACGACGCCTTGTATCTGCGCCGGGCCTTGGGGCTGAAACCGGCGCCGGAGTTTGCCGCCTGGCTCGAGCAAATGCAGATCTTTGATAAAAACCTGCGCCTAGCAGACACCCTGCCGCCGCGTTTTGCCCCGGCCCTTAAGCGCCTGGAGAACAAGCCATGA
- a CDS encoding quinone oxidoreductase family protein codes for MAKRIQIEKNGGPQVLEWAEVTPAEPKAGEVRVKNHAVGVNFIDIYFRDGLYKAPSMPTSLGTEGAGVIDAVGEGVSEFKVGDRVAYAQGPLGSYSEFHVLPAAKVVALPESIDFETAAAMMLKGLTCQYLLRQTSKLKAGDVVLFHAAAGGVGSFACQWAKALGVKLIGTVSTEEKAALARANGAWEVINYSQEDVVARVKELTAGAMCDVVYDSVGKDTWLTSLDCLKPRGLMVSFGNSSGPVEGVNLAILNQKGSLFTTRPSLNGYADTPERLKAMCQDLFEVVANGDVKVQIGQRFALKDAAKAHIALAGRQTTGSTVLLP; via the coding sequence ATGGCAAAGCGTATTCAGATTGAAAAAAACGGCGGCCCACAAGTGCTTGAGTGGGCCGAGGTTACCCCGGCCGAGCCAAAGGCTGGTGAAGTGCGAGTAAAAAACCACGCCGTGGGTGTGAATTTTATCGATATCTACTTTCGTGACGGGCTCTACAAAGCCCCCAGCATGCCCACCAGCCTTGGTACCGAAGGGGCCGGGGTGATTGATGCTGTCGGCGAAGGAGTAAGCGAATTTAAGGTGGGCGACCGGGTCGCTTATGCCCAGGGGCCGCTGGGTTCTTATAGCGAGTTTCATGTGCTGCCTGCCGCCAAAGTGGTGGCGCTGCCAGAGAGTATCGACTTTGAAACCGCGGCAGCGATGATGCTTAAAGGCCTCACCTGCCAATACCTGCTGCGCCAAACATCCAAACTAAAAGCCGGCGACGTGGTGCTGTTCCATGCCGCCGCCGGTGGGGTGGGCAGCTTTGCCTGCCAGTGGGCCAAGGCCCTTGGTGTAAAACTTATCGGCACGGTGTCCACCGAAGAAAAAGCGGCTTTGGCCCGTGCTAACGGCGCCTGGGAAGTGATTAACTACAGCCAGGAAGATGTGGTAGCGCGGGTGAAGGAACTTACCGCCGGCGCCATGTGCGACGTGGTTTACGACTCGGTGGGTAAAGACACCTGGCTGACGTCACTTGATTGCTTAAAGCCGCGCGGCCTGATGGTGAGCTTTGGTAATTCTTCCGGGCCGGTGGAAGGGGTGAACCTGGCCATTTTGAACCAAAAAGGCTCGCTCTTTACCACCCGCCCCAGCCTTAACGGCTATGCCGACACCCCCGAACGTTTAAAAGCCATGTGCCAGGACTTGTTCGAGGTGGTGGCAAACGGCGATGTCAAAGTGCAAATAGGCCAGCGCTTTGCGTTAAAAGACGCGGCCAAGGCTCATATTGCCTTGGCCGGGCGCCAGACCACCGGCTCAACGGTGTTGCTGCCTTAA
- a CDS encoding YebC/PmpR family DNA-binding transcriptional regulator — protein MGAQWKAKHKTAAANAKGKIFTKLSREIMVAARAGADPDMNPRLHMAIDAAKKASMTRDTLERAIKKGAGLLDEVVNYELVTYEGLAPHQVPVIVECLTDNKNRTASGMRVAFRGGQLGNSGSVSWDFDYLGIIEAEGSSNAEEAAIEAGAQDVEEHQEGVTFYTDPKDLDVVSRALPEHGFSVHSAKLGYKAKNPHALDGEALAEVEAFLERLDEDDDVQEIYVGLA, from the coding sequence ATGGGCGCACAATGGAAGGCCAAGCACAAAACCGCTGCCGCCAATGCCAAAGGGAAAATTTTCACCAAACTCAGCCGCGAAATTATGGTGGCCGCCCGCGCTGGCGCCGACCCCGACATGAACCCCAGGCTGCATATGGCCATTGACGCCGCCAAAAAAGCGTCGATGACCCGCGACACCCTTGAGCGCGCCATCAAAAAAGGCGCCGGCCTTTTAGATGAAGTCGTTAACTATGAGCTGGTGACCTACGAAGGCCTTGCGCCGCATCAAGTACCGGTGATCGTCGAGTGCCTAACCGACAATAAAAACCGCACCGCCTCTGGCATGCGGGTAGCGTTTCGGGGTGGCCAGCTGGGCAACTCTGGCTCGGTTAGCTGGGATTTTGACTACCTCGGCATCATTGAAGCCGAAGGCAGCAGCAACGCCGAGGAAGCGGCCATTGAAGCTGGCGCCCAAGACGTGGAAGAACACCAAGAGGGCGTGACCTTTTACACCGACCCTAAAGACTTGGACGTGGTTAGCCGCGCCCTGCCAGAACACGGTTTTAGCGTGCATTCGGCCAAGCTCGGTTATAAGGCCAAAAACCCGCACGCCTTGGACGGCGAGGCGTTAGCCGAGGTTGAAGCTTTTTTGGAAAGGCTCGACGAGGACGACGACGTACAAGAAATTTACGTGGGCCTGGCCTAG
- a CDS encoding lipase secretion chaperone: protein MRPFNVMVPVLVVAGALFLLFPSHHSKPVTAKSLANTSVDGAVGQHFLLTSALKRRFEYWLSAQGELEPRQLAQRLAQSLRSAGWSEADIQQALAAFAHYQQYRRALAGVTKPKAFSATELKAAWAERDAVRRQFYSEAEIARLWGQDAALEDFTLRRLEMQALGLSEQALLGWQQDALAKAPPALQRAYGPSLQLAELNADPDASRDQLAAQYGGAAADRLLQAKAAQQAWRNKVAAYKAQLTELAGESQAVRAKALAQYQASHFSAEERKRLEVWLRQQLQ from the coding sequence ATGAGGCCCTTTAACGTCATGGTGCCGGTGTTGGTGGTGGCCGGCGCCCTGTTTTTATTGTTTCCAAGCCACCACAGCAAACCGGTAACCGCCAAAAGCCTGGCAAACACCAGTGTTGATGGCGCCGTTGGCCAGCACTTTTTACTGACATCTGCACTTAAAAGGCGCTTTGAATATTGGTTAAGTGCCCAGGGGGAGCTTGAACCTCGGCAACTGGCGCAGCGGCTGGCGCAATCGTTGCGGTCAGCCGGTTGGTCAGAGGCGGATATTCAGCAGGCGCTGGCCGCCTTCGCCCACTACCAGCAGTACCGTCGCGCTTTGGCAGGGGTTACTAAACCAAAAGCCTTTAGCGCCACCGAGCTAAAAGCGGCTTGGGCCGAGCGTGATGCGGTGCGTCGTCAGTTTTATTCTGAGGCCGAGATAGCCCGGCTTTGGGGGCAGGATGCGGCGCTGGAAGACTTCACCCTGCGCCGCCTTGAAATGCAGGCGTTAGGCTTGAGTGAGCAAGCGCTGCTGGGCTGGCAGCAAGACGCACTGGCTAAGGCGCCGCCGGCTTTGCAACGCGCTTATGGCCCCAGCTTGCAGCTGGCCGAACTTAACGCCGACCCCGATGCCAGCCGTGACCAATTGGCCGCCCAGTATGGCGGCGCTGCCGCCGACCGCTTATTGCAAGCCAAGGCGGCGCAGCAAGCTTGGCGCAACAAGGTGGCGGCGTATAAGGCGCAGCTAACGGAGTTAGCGGGCGAATCCCAAGCGGTGCGGGCCAAGGCGTTGGCGCAGTATCAGGCTAGTCACTTTTCAGCCGAGGAGCGTAAGCGGCTAGAAGTGTGGCTGCGCCAGCAGCTGCAATAA
- a CDS encoding triacylglycerol lipase has product MSLKSLFMGLALLCALPFTQAAASGYTQTQYPIVLVHGLFGFDSLAGVDYWYGIPQALSEGGAEVFVVDVSAANSTEVRGEQLLVQIDNILALTGASKVNLIGHSHGGPTARYAAAISPDKVASVTSVGGVNWGSRFADALRGAIPADSVSEAVIGAAANAFAGLIEFLSGTPGDPQDAVAALNSLTTAGSLAFNASYPEGMPSQYCGEGPMQAANGVYYFSWSGGSPLTNALDVTDAALGTTSLVFNESNDGLVSSCSSHLGMVIRDDYRMNHLDEVNQSFGLVSLFETNPKTLYRNQANRLKNLGL; this is encoded by the coding sequence ATGTCACTCAAGTCTCTGTTTATGGGGCTGGCGCTGCTGTGCGCCTTGCCTTTCACTCAGGCCGCCGCCAGCGGCTACACCCAAACCCAATATCCCATTGTTCTGGTTCATGGCCTTTTCGGCTTTGATTCCCTGGCCGGGGTGGATTATTGGTACGGCATACCGCAAGCGCTAAGTGAAGGCGGCGCCGAGGTGTTTGTGGTGGATGTGTCGGCAGCCAACAGCACCGAGGTACGGGGCGAGCAATTGCTGGTGCAAATTGACAACATTCTGGCGCTAACGGGCGCCAGCAAGGTTAACCTGATTGGCCATTCCCACGGCGGCCCCACCGCCCGCTATGCCGCCGCCATCAGCCCGGATAAGGTGGCGTCGGTGACCTCGGTTGGGGGCGTGAATTGGGGGTCACGTTTTGCCGATGCCCTGCGCGGCGCGATACCGGCCGATTCGGTGTCTGAGGCGGTGATTGGCGCTGCTGCCAATGCCTTTGCTGGCCTTATCGAGTTTCTGTCTGGCACCCCGGGCGATCCGCAAGATGCGGTGGCGGCCTTAAATTCACTGACCACTGCCGGTTCGCTGGCCTTTAATGCCAGCTACCCCGAAGGGATGCCCAGCCAATATTGTGGCGAAGGGCCGATGCAGGCGGCTAACGGCGTTTATTACTTCTCCTGGAGTGGTGGCAGCCCACTCACTAACGCCCTGGATGTTACCGACGCAGCCCTTGGCACCACTTCTTTGGTATTTAACGAAAGCAATGACGGCCTGGTCTCTAGCTGCTCTAGCCATTTGGGAATGGTGATTCGCGACGATTACCGCATGAATCACCTAGATGAGGTTAACCAAAGTTTTGGCTTGGTGAGCCTGTTTGAAACCAACCCGAAAACGCTGTATCGCAATCAGGCTAACAGGCTGAAAAATCTGGGGCTTTAA
- the recC gene encoding exodeoxyribonuclease V subunit gamma produces the protein MTAFCLFGQVFGALGLITVKIGQSVNARDFMQSGLSIIQGNKLDDLRDLLVAFLAKSPLSPLENETFLVQSNGMAQWLKLGLADSAGICAAVDMQMPVRFLWQAYRAVLGANNVPRHSPFDKPRLRWRLLRLLPTLTGELYAPLKRFLEGDSDQRKAWQLAQKIADIFDQYQMYRADWLADWEAGFDRLITPRGEARALAEDHLWQPALWRALMADMQSEQTGISRSALHQRFLAAAKSLGSRPAGLPERLIVFGISSLPSQVLEALDAISQHCQVLLFVANPCQHFWGDIVDGRDLLRLEQKRQQRKPGLPLEPSDDELHASANPLLASWGKQGRDYIGLLSRYDEPDHYRADFQQIDLFSGYGESVLGQVQQDILDLNPLPAEKRATADDSIRLVSAHSRQREVEVLQDFLLTQMEKGLKPRDIIVMTPDIQAYAPHIEAVFGQLEWRDPRFIPFTLSDRTERDVNPLLVALDKLLTLPQWRFAVSDLSDLLDLAAVRARFGLSEADLPQLKDWIAGAGIRWGLNGQQRAALGVPALEQNSWQFGLKRWLLGYAQGNAGRFAGIEPYDEVAGLAAGAAGSLADLIALLEYYWQAFAQPQSPENWAALLRQLLSDLFTAQDSDERLTLEQLSQALDAWLEHCVEARFDEAIELHLVRDAWLGMLDDGGLAQRFLAGSVNFATLMPMRAIPFRLVCILGLNDGDYPRSVAPVDFDLMSLPGQYRPGDRSRREDDRYLFLEALLSARDTLYLSWVGRSVQDNTERPPSVLLGQLLDYLEGGWQQPPAIIQHPLQPFSRQYFEGGSLSSFAREWRQVLDTPELAASHSVAPLTETPSADLALLAKLLRSPCQLFFNERLKIYLGNEQQVLAEDEPFTLNALEQYQLTDQLLAASLDGTLDRELERLKGSGALPLAGFAEPAIGGVVEAATDLAAKAQGLLASYPQEKALELATDGFADWLEVRQSQNGDRLQLQLRPTSVMAGKKVKYHALLRLWAGHLLANGTGHLVDSKLLAPDAELHLAGGPQNAAPILAAFKAALNGPLPVAPKTAFAYLAALEKGEEAAIAAAQKAYDGDDFSPGEREQDLYCARAYPSFNDMDTDHFKALAQSLYAPLTEAVQ, from the coding sequence TTGACGGCATTTTGCCTTTTCGGGCAAGTGTTTGGCGCTTTGGGGCTAATCACCGTTAAGATAGGGCAAAGCGTTAACGCCAGGGATTTCATGCAAAGCGGCCTCTCTATCATTCAGGGCAATAAACTCGACGATCTACGGGATCTGTTGGTGGCTTTTTTGGCTAAAAGCCCGCTCTCGCCTTTGGAAAACGAAACCTTTTTGGTGCAATCCAACGGCATGGCGCAGTGGCTGAAATTGGGCCTGGCCGACAGCGCCGGTATTTGCGCCGCCGTAGACATGCAAATGCCGGTGCGGTTTTTGTGGCAAGCCTACCGCGCCGTGCTGGGCGCCAACAATGTGCCCCGCCACAGCCCCTTTGATAAGCCCCGGCTGCGCTGGCGTTTACTCAGGCTACTGCCAACCCTAACCGGCGAGCTTTACGCCCCCCTTAAGCGCTTTTTGGAAGGCGACAGCGATCAGCGCAAGGCCTGGCAGCTGGCGCAAAAAATTGCCGATATTTTTGACCAGTACCAAATGTACCGCGCCGACTGGCTGGCCGACTGGGAAGCCGGCTTTGACCGGCTTATTACCCCCCGCGGTGAGGCGCGCGCGCTAGCCGAAGACCACCTTTGGCAACCGGCGCTGTGGCGCGCCTTGATGGCTGATATGCAAAGCGAGCAAACCGGTATTTCCCGCTCGGCGCTGCATCAGCGTTTTTTAGCCGCTGCCAAGTCGCTGGGCAGCCGCCCAGCGGGGCTGCCCGAGCGTTTGATCGTATTTGGCATTTCTTCCCTGCCAAGCCAAGTGCTCGAAGCCCTGGACGCCATCAGCCAGCACTGCCAGGTACTGCTGTTTGTGGCCAACCCCTGCCAGCACTTTTGGGGCGATATCGTCGATGGCCGCGATTTGCTGCGCCTTGAGCAAAAGCGCCAGCAGCGTAAACCCGGCCTACCGCTAGAGCCCAGCGACGACGAGCTGCACGCCAGCGCCAACCCGCTGCTGGCCTCCTGGGGCAAACAAGGGCGCGACTACATTGGCCTCTTATCCCGCTACGACGAGCCCGACCACTACCGCGCCGATTTCCAGCAAATTGACTTGTTCTCCGGTTACGGCGAGTCAGTGCTGGGCCAGGTGCAGCAAGACATTCTTGATTTAAACCCGCTGCCAGCAGAAAAGCGCGCCACCGCTGACGATTCCATTCGCTTGGTATCGGCCCACAGCCGCCAGCGGGAAGTGGAAGTGCTGCAAGACTTTCTGCTCACCCAGATGGAAAAGGGCTTAAAGCCGCGGGATATTATTGTGATGACCCCGGACATCCAGGCCTACGCGCCCCATATCGAGGCAGTGTTCGGCCAACTGGAATGGCGCGACCCGCGCTTTATTCCCTTTACCCTGTCTGACCGTACCGAGCGCGACGTAAACCCGCTGCTGGTGGCGCTGGATAAACTGCTGACCCTGCCGCAGTGGCGCTTTGCGGTCAGCGATCTGTCCGATCTTCTGGACCTAGCGGCGGTGCGGGCACGCTTTGGCCTTAGCGAAGCGGATTTGCCGCAACTAAAAGACTGGATAGCCGGCGCCGGTATCCGCTGGGGCCTTAACGGCCAGCAGCGCGCCGCCCTTGGCGTGCCGGCCCTGGAACAAAACAGCTGGCAGTTTGGCCTTAAACGCTGGCTGCTGGGCTATGCCCAGGGCAACGCTGGCCGCTTTGCCGGTATCGAACCCTATGACGAAGTAGCGGGCCTGGCCGCTGGCGCCGCCGGTAGCCTTGCTGACTTAATTGCGCTGCTGGAATATTACTGGCAGGCCTTTGCCCAGCCCCAAAGCCCCGAAAACTGGGCGGCGCTGCTGCGCCAGCTGCTGAGCGACCTTTTTACCGCTCAAGACAGCGACGAGCGCCTCACCCTCGAGCAGCTCAGCCAGGCCCTGGACGCCTGGTTAGAGCACTGCGTTGAGGCCCGCTTTGATGAGGCCATTGAGCTACATCTAGTGCGCGACGCCTGGCTTGGCATGCTCGATGACGGCGGCCTGGCCCAGCGCTTTTTGGCAGGCTCGGTGAACTTTGCCACCCTGATGCCGATGCGCGCCATTCCCTTTAGGCTGGTGTGTATTTTGGGCCTTAACGACGGCGACTACCCGCGCTCAGTGGCGCCGGTGGATTTTGATTTGATGAGCCTGCCCGGCCAATACCGGCCCGGTGACCGCTCTCGCCGCGAAGATGACCGTTACCTTTTTTTAGAAGCGCTGCTGTCGGCCCGCGATACCCTTTATTTGTCTTGGGTGGGGCGCAGCGTGCAAGACAACACCGAGCGGCCGCCGTCGGTACTGCTGGGCCAGTTGCTGGATTATTTAGAAGGCGGCTGGCAGCAGCCACCGGCCATTATCCAGCACCCCTTGCAGCCCTTTAGCCGCCAATATTTTGAGGGCGGCAGCCTCAGCAGCTTTGCCCGGGAATGGCGCCAGGTGCTAGATACCCCCGAGCTTGCGGCTAGCCACAGCGTGGCACCGCTCACTGAAACCCCCAGCGCCGACTTGGCGCTGCTGGCCAAGTTGCTGCGCTCGCCCTGCCAGCTGTTTTTCAACGAACGGCTCAAAATCTATTTAGGCAACGAGCAACAAGTGCTAGCCGAAGACGAGCCCTTTACCCTAAACGCCTTGGAGCAATACCAGCTTACCGACCAACTGCTGGCCGCTAGCCTGGACGGCACATTGGATAGGGAACTCGAACGCCTTAAAGGCAGCGGCGCCCTGCCGCTGGCAGGCTTTGCCGAACCGGCCATTGGCGGCGTGGTGGAAGCGGCCACCGATCTTGCCGCCAAGGCGCAAGGGCTACTAGCCAGCTACCCGCAGGAAAAAGCCCTGGAGCTGGCCACTGACGGCTTTGCCGATTGGCTAGAAGTGCGGCAAAGCCAAAACGGCGACCGTCTGCAATTGCAATTGCGCCCCACCAGCGTCATGGCTGGCAAAAAAGTGAAATACCACGCCCTGCTGCGGCTCTGGGCCGGGCATCTGTTGGCAAACGGCACAGGCCATCTTGTGGACAGTAAACTCTTGGCCCCCGACGCCGAGCTGCACCTGGCCGGTGGGCCGCAAAACGCCGCCCCCATTCTGGCGGCCTTCAAAGCGGCCCTTAATGGCCCGCTGCCGGTGGCGCCCAAAACCGCTTTTGCCTATCTGGCGGCGCTGGAAAAAGGCGAGGAGGCGGCCATCGCTGCCGCCCAAAAAGCCTATGACGGCGACGATTTCAGCCCCGGCGAGCGAGAGCAAGACCTTTACTGCGCCCGCGCTTACCCAAGCTTTAATGATATGGACACAGACCACTTCAAGGCCCTGGCCCAGAGCCTTTACGCGCCGCTGACGGAGGCCGTGCAATGA